The following coding sequences are from one Quadrisphaera sp. RL12-1S window:
- a CDS encoding nitrilase-related carbon-nitrogen hydrolase: MRVSVLQVGYDDDEPVAARVDRVAQLVAEQRDADLVVLPELWAPGGFSYREWEQRAEALDGPTVRALADAARAAGAVVHGGSLVERTERPGPQGRHLWNTSVVLGRDGALLASYRKVHRFGFGAGEPLLMEAGEDVVVVDLPVLPGGGSVRTGLATCYDVRFPELFRRQVDLGAELVLLPAAWPAARLAHWRLLTRARAVEDQVVLVAVGTAGTHARTPMAGHSAVVSPWGVDLAEAGDGEQVLRVEVDLGEVARCREQFPVLADRRL, from the coding sequence GTGCGGGTGAGCGTGCTGCAGGTCGGCTACGACGACGACGAGCCCGTGGCCGCCCGCGTCGACCGCGTGGCGCAGCTGGTGGCCGAGCAGCGCGACGCCGACCTCGTGGTGCTGCCCGAGCTGTGGGCGCCCGGCGGCTTCTCCTACCGCGAGTGGGAGCAGCGGGCCGAGGCGCTCGACGGGCCGACCGTGCGGGCCCTGGCCGACGCGGCACGAGCCGCCGGCGCCGTGGTGCACGGGGGCTCGCTGGTGGAGCGCACCGAGCGGCCCGGACCGCAGGGGCGCCACCTGTGGAACACCTCTGTGGTGCTGGGCCGCGACGGGGCGCTGCTGGCGAGCTACCGCAAGGTGCACCGGTTCGGGTTCGGTGCGGGGGAGCCGCTGCTCATGGAGGCCGGCGAGGACGTCGTCGTCGTCGACCTGCCGGTGCTGCCGGGCGGCGGGAGTGTCAGGACCGGCCTCGCCACCTGCTACGACGTCCGCTTCCCCGAGCTGTTCCGGCGCCAGGTGGACCTCGGCGCCGAGCTGGTGCTGCTCCCCGCGGCGTGGCCCGCGGCCCGCCTGGCGCACTGGCGGCTCCTGACCCGCGCCCGCGCCGTCGAGGACCAGGTGGTGCTCGTGGCGGTCGGGACGGCCGGCACGCACGCGCGCACGCCCATGGCCGGGCACAGCGCGGTCGTCTCGCCGTGGGGCGTCGACCTGGCTGAGGCCGGCGACGGCGAGCAGGTGCTGCGCGTGGAGGTCGACCTCGGCGAGGTGGCCCGCTGCCGCGAGCAGTTCCCGGTGCTCGCCGACCGCCGCCTGTAG
- the aroQ gene encoding type II 3-dehydroquinate dehydratase: protein MTAPVFLLNGPNLGRLGLREPDVYGATTLPELEARCTAVAAELGLELTCRQTDTEGQMIGWVHEAADLGAGVVLNPAGWTHTSVALRDACAQLTAPLVEVHLTNVHAREPFRAHSYISPVAAAVVAGMGPEGYLAALRYLAGRLSTD from the coding sequence GTGACCGCACCCGTCTTCCTGCTCAACGGCCCCAACCTCGGACGCCTGGGCCTGCGCGAGCCCGACGTGTACGGCGCGACCACGCTGCCCGAGCTCGAGGCGCGCTGCACCGCGGTGGCCGCGGAGCTGGGCCTGGAGCTGACCTGCCGGCAGACCGACACCGAGGGCCAGATGATCGGCTGGGTGCACGAGGCCGCTGACCTCGGCGCGGGCGTGGTGCTCAACCCCGCCGGGTGGACCCACACGTCGGTGGCGCTGCGCGACGCGTGCGCCCAGCTCACCGCCCCGCTGGTGGAGGTGCACCTCACCAACGTGCACGCGCGCGAGCCGTTCCGGGCGCACTCGTACATCTCCCCCGTGGCCGCGGCCGTGGTCGCGGGCATGGGCCCGGAGGGCTACCTGGCGGCGCTGCGCTACCTCGCCGGCCGCCTCAGCACCGACTGA
- a CDS encoding dihydrolipoamide acetyltransferase family protein, translating into MTTVTTTREEASVTTPTSTTASSQTTQHFLLPDVGEGLTEAEVVSWRVAVGDVVADGDTVVEVETAKSLVELPSPFSGTVVGLLVPEGTTVDVGTPLIAVQTSGPAGPGDDAPRDHAHRPAPVAPTGQGGSGLQGGPVSAVDHEHETEREAVLVGYGVRPATHGHPARRRRTVRSQRPGAEAAPSSAAVAPVAPAAPGQRASTDRPLASPPVRAMARDLGVDLARVVATGDGGVVTRDDVRAFVDARGALPEPPAGQAADVVQLPAEAAPAGAGSDERETRIPVRGVRRATARQMVASAFTAPHATAFVTVDVTRSMKMLERVRAEREFRDVHVSPLLLVARAVCLAAARHPGINASWDELAQEIVIKHYVNLGIAVASPRGLLVPSIKDAHEMSLVQLAHALGDLVSTARAGRSQPADLSGSTLSITNIGVFGVDSGTPILNPGEAAILCVGQVAKKPWVHKGKVKPRDVVELSVSFDHRLVDGDLGSKFLADVARVLERPDTALRWA; encoded by the coding sequence GTGACCACCGTGACCACCACCCGCGAGGAGGCGTCCGTGACCACTCCGACGAGCACCACCGCGAGCTCCCAGACCACCCAGCACTTCCTCCTGCCCGACGTCGGCGAGGGCCTCACCGAGGCCGAGGTCGTCAGCTGGCGGGTCGCGGTCGGCGACGTCGTGGCCGACGGCGACACGGTGGTGGAGGTCGAGACCGCCAAGTCCCTCGTCGAGCTGCCCTCGCCGTTCTCCGGCACCGTGGTCGGCCTGCTCGTGCCCGAGGGCACCACCGTGGACGTCGGCACCCCCCTCATCGCCGTGCAGACCTCCGGCCCGGCCGGGCCCGGTGACGACGCTCCCCGTGACCACGCCCACCGGCCCGCGCCCGTCGCGCCCACCGGCCAGGGAGGCTCCGGTCTGCAGGGCGGTCCCGTCTCCGCCGTCGACCACGAGCACGAGACCGAGCGCGAGGCGGTGCTGGTCGGCTACGGCGTGCGCCCCGCCACCCACGGCCACCCCGCGCGCCGCCGCCGCACCGTGCGCAGCCAGCGTCCCGGCGCCGAGGCGGCGCCCTCGTCGGCCGCCGTCGCGCCCGTCGCGCCCGCCGCCCCCGGCCAGCGCGCCAGCACCGACCGCCCGCTCGCCTCCCCGCCCGTGCGCGCCATGGCCCGCGACCTCGGCGTGGACCTCGCCCGCGTGGTCGCCACCGGCGACGGCGGCGTGGTCACCCGCGACGACGTCCGCGCGTTCGTGGACGCCCGCGGCGCGCTGCCCGAGCCCCCCGCCGGCCAGGCCGCCGACGTCGTCCAGCTGCCCGCCGAGGCCGCCCCGGCCGGCGCCGGGTCCGACGAGCGCGAGACCCGCATCCCCGTCCGCGGCGTGCGCCGCGCCACGGCCCGCCAGATGGTGGCCAGCGCCTTCACCGCGCCGCACGCCACCGCTTTCGTCACGGTGGACGTGACCCGCTCCATGAAGATGCTCGAGCGGGTCCGCGCCGAGCGCGAGTTCCGCGACGTGCACGTCTCACCGCTGCTGCTCGTCGCCCGCGCGGTGTGCCTGGCGGCTGCTCGTCACCCCGGCATCAACGCCAGCTGGGACGAGCTCGCGCAGGAGATCGTCATCAAGCACTACGTGAACCTCGGCATCGCCGTGGCCTCACCGCGCGGCCTGCTCGTGCCGAGCATCAAGGACGCTCACGAGATGTCCCTCGTGCAGCTCGCCCACGCCCTCGGCGACCTGGTCTCCACGGCGCGCGCGGGTCGCTCGCAGCCGGCGGACCTGTCGGGCAGCACCCTGTCCATCACCAACATCGGCGTCTTCGGCGTCGACTCCGGCACCCCGATCCTCAACCCCGGCGAGGCCGCGATCCTCTGCGTGGGCCAGGTGGCCAAGAAGCCATGGGTGCACAAGGGCAAGGTCAAGCCGCGCGACGTGGTGGAGCTGTCGGTCTCCTTCGACCACCGCCTCGTCGACGGCGACCTCGGCTCCAAGTTCCTCGCCGACGTCGCCCGCGTGCTCGAGCGCCCCGACACCGCCCTGCGCTGGGCCTGA
- a CDS encoding alpha-ketoacid dehydrogenase subunit beta produces MSATTTRPTAPTPDQTASPTGAAATPAGASGASGASGTATLTLAKAITAALHDAMAADEKVLLMGEDIGRLGGVFRVTDGLQATFGEDRVVDTPLAEATILGAAIGLALRGYRPVCEIQFDGFVYPAFSQIVSQLAKMPARLAGAGQLPVVVRIPYGGGIGAVEHHSESPEAYFAHTAGLRVISPATPQDAYWMLRQSLTQPDPVIVMEPKRRYWDKGAVDTSAAALAAAPGLHSARVARPVSDARVSEGGAVTVVAYGPTVRVALDAALAAAEEGVELEVVDLRSLSPLDVGVVEASARRTGRVVVVHEAPVFLGMGAEVAARVTESCFHSLEAPVLRVGGFSVPYPAARIEEHYLPDAERLLDAVDRVLA; encoded by the coding sequence ATGAGCGCCACCACCACCCGTCCCACCGCACCGACCCCGGACCAGACCGCGTCGCCGACCGGGGCCGCGGCCACCCCAGCCGGTGCGTCGGGCGCGTCGGGCGCGTCCGGGACCGCCACCCTCACCCTCGCCAAGGCCATCACCGCCGCGCTGCACGACGCGATGGCCGCCGACGAGAAGGTCCTGCTGATGGGCGAGGACATCGGCCGCCTCGGGGGCGTCTTCCGCGTCACGGACGGCCTGCAGGCCACCTTCGGCGAGGACCGCGTGGTGGACACCCCGCTCGCCGAGGCCACCATCCTCGGCGCCGCCATCGGGCTCGCGCTGCGCGGCTACCGGCCCGTGTGCGAGATCCAGTTCGACGGGTTCGTCTACCCCGCGTTCAGCCAGATCGTCTCCCAGCTGGCCAAGATGCCCGCCCGCCTGGCGGGGGCCGGTCAGCTGCCCGTCGTCGTCCGGATCCCCTACGGCGGCGGCATCGGCGCCGTGGAGCACCACAGCGAGTCGCCCGAGGCGTACTTCGCCCACACCGCGGGGCTGCGGGTCATCTCTCCCGCCACCCCGCAGGACGCCTACTGGATGCTGCGGCAGTCGCTCACCCAGCCCGACCCGGTCATCGTCATGGAGCCCAAGCGCCGGTACTGGGACAAGGGCGCCGTCGACACCTCCGCCGCCGCCCTCGCTGCGGCCCCGGGGCTGCACTCCGCCCGCGTCGCCCGCCCCGTCAGCGACGCCCGCGTGTCCGAGGGCGGCGCCGTCACCGTGGTCGCGTACGGCCCGACGGTGCGGGTGGCGCTCGACGCCGCCCTGGCCGCCGCCGAGGAGGGCGTGGAGCTGGAGGTCGTGGACCTGCGCAGCCTCTCCCCGCTCGACGTCGGCGTGGTCGAGGCCAGCGCCCGGCGCACCGGCCGCGTCGTCGTCGTCCACGAGGCCCCCGTGTTCCTGGGCATGGGGGCGGAGGTGGCCGCGCGGGTCACCGAGAGCTGCTTCCACTCCCTCGAGGCGCCCGTGCTCCGCGTGGGCGGCTTCTCCGTGCCCTACCCGGCGGCGCGCATCGAGGAGCACTACCTCCCCGACGCCGAGCGGCTGCTCGACGCCGTCGACCGCGTCCTGGCCTGA